A single window of Nicotiana sylvestris chromosome 3, ASM39365v2, whole genome shotgun sequence DNA harbors:
- the LOC138887067 gene encoding uncharacterized protein: MVENHKQWHEKLPFSLLRSSTTVDTSTGATYYLLVYGTEVVMPADVDIPSLTIIHEAELSDAEWIRSRYEQLALIDRNRMNAVCHGQLYHNRMSIAFNKRVKPRQFALGKLVLKKIFLHQYKAKGKFSPNWQSPYMVHRVLTSGSLMLAEIDREVCPKLINSNVVKRYYVWIVYIPSYDMARTRTSSSTAQQLLLGAEVEAVSEAEAGAELSPEQQFQMWSLRLIIMRRFQLQQLRWAQIRSQRVSLPP, from the exons atggtagaaaaccacaaacaatggcatgagaagttacccttttccCTGTTGAGGTCCAGCACTACGGTCgacacatcaactggggcaacctattatttactggtttatggtaccgaagttgtcatGCCAGCCGATGTAGACATTCCTTCTTTAACAATTATACATGAagccgaactcagcgatgcagaatggataagaagccgctatgagcaactagcccttatagacagaaatagaatgaacgcagtatgtcacggtcagctttatcacaATAGAATGTCCATTGCTtttaacaaaagggtcaaaccaaggcaattcgCACTGGGAaagttggtgctgaagaagattttCCTGCATCAAtataaagccaaagggaaattctctccaaaCTGGCAaagtccttacatggttcaccgggtgctAACAAGTGGATCACTCATGCTTGCAGAAATTGATAGAGAAGTCTGTCCAAAACTAATAAATTCAaatgtagtcaagagatactatgtttggaTTGTTTACATTCCTTCATATGAT atggcaaggacacgcacttcctcatcGACCGCGCAACagctcctattaggggcagaggtcgaggccgtttcagaggccgaggcaggggcagagctcagccccgagcagcagttcCAGatgtggagcctcaggttgattataatgaggaggttccagcttcagcagctccggtgggcccaaATTAGGTCACAGAGGGTTTCATTGCCACCCTAG